From Anopheles arabiensis isolate DONGOLA chromosome 3, AaraD3, whole genome shotgun sequence, a single genomic window includes:
- the LOC120900547 gene encoding NHP2-like protein 1 homolog, producing MTEEVNPKAYPLAEQALTSKIMTLIQQAVNYKQLRRGANEATKTLNRGLSEFIVMAADAEPIEIILHLPLLCEDKNVPYVFVRSKQALGRACGVSRPIVACSVTIDEGSQLKSQIVSIQQEIERLLV from the exons ATG ACTGAAGAGGTTAACCCGAAGGCATACCCTCTGGCCGAACAGGCCCTCACCAGCAAGATCATGACGCTGATCCAGCAGGCGGTCAACTACAAGCAGCTGCGTCGCGGCGCTAACGAAGCCACCAAGACGCTGAACCGTGGGCTGTCGGAGTTCATCGTGATGGCGGCGGATGCGGAGCCGATCGAAATCATTCTGCATCTTCCGCTGCTGTGCGAGGACAAGAACGTGCCGTACGTGTTTGTGCGCTCCAAGCAGGCGCTGGGCCGTGCGTGCGGAGTGTCGCGCCCGATCGTCGCCTGCTCCGTCACGATCGACGAAGGTTCGCAGCTGAAATCTCAGATTGTATCAATCCAGCAGGAGATCGAGCGTCTGCTCGTTTAA
- the LOC120900546 gene encoding SNAPIN protein homolog produces MADDHSDSSLTSIDDERTDNTENLCENPTRDILTEGFFRLFKPVIDDLENNIRGASKTQSELRQQLEELSGEMKNLNFENDPVLHEYFKRMVRVKQKVVVIMNILQGAQERLVTLCQQQELQAPVPGT; encoded by the coding sequence ATGGCCGACGATCATTCGGACAGTTCGCTCACATCGATCGACGACGAGCGGACGGACAACACGGAGAATCTGTGCGAAAACCCGACCCGAGACATCCTGACGGAGGGCTTCTTCCGGCTCTTTAAACCAGTGATTGACGATCTGGAAAACAACATCCGCGGGGCAAGCAAAACACAGAGCGAACTGCGCCAGCAGCTGGAAGAACTGTCCGGTGAGATGAAGAATCTCAACTTCGAGAACGATCCCGTGCTGCACGAATACTTCAAGCGTATGGTGCGCGTGAAACAGAAGGTCGTTGTGATAATGAACATTCTGCAGGGTGCGCAGGAGCGGCTAGTGACGCTGTGCCAGCAGCAGGAACTGCAGGCACCCGTACCCGGCACGTAA
- the LOC120900545 gene encoding ribonuclease H2 subunit B translates to MSANKFFFVFKDSLIESDDASMSIVSLRNPATRNATKYLFRRSSKKACSLYEVNCFNEQHRSWFINESVCSNGKIFLPTPIDPLFLVLPYLVEHCSERAVPLDQILIDDKFPCTSQLAEVLPADRLSLIADEKRAGSILALKYNETKALEWLVSKCHRLSKVIGTEEGPTARSLNYIKEEKENEKDEDETGTLHTALGIVSDYLSLEFGRKLSVALGFPEDENISKKRKSVVDLESAVVKRIKKEENHDTTPIKLPAAEKKVSAKAKALAKAASGSKSISSFFKK, encoded by the exons ATGTCCGCGAATaaattcttttttgtgtttaaag aTTCCCTGATCGAAAGCGATGACGCCAGCATGAGCATCGTGTCCCTGCGCAATCCTGCGACAAGAAACGCAACCAAGTATCTATTCCGGCGCAgctcgaagaaggcgtgcaGTCTGTACGAAGTGAACTGCTTCAACGAGCAGCATCGCTCCTGGTTTATCAACGAATCGGTTTGCTCGAACGGCAAAATCTTCTTACCCACACCGATCGATCCGCTGTTTCTCGTGCTGCCCTATTTGGTGGAGCATTGTAGCGAACGGGCGGTGCCGTTGGATCAAATCCTGATAGACGATAAGTTCCCATGCACCTCACAGCTTGCTGAGGTGCTGCCAGCGGATCGTTTAAGCTTGATAGCGGATGAAAAGCGTGCCGGTTCGATACTGGCATTGAAGtacaacgaaacgaaagcaCTGGAATGGCTTGTCAGTAAGTGCCATCGGTTGAGCAAAGTGATCGGTACGGAGGAAGGTCCAACGGCACGATCACTGAACTACATCaaggaagagaaggaaaacGAGAAGGATGAGGATGAGACGGGCACACTGCATACGGCACTCGGAATCGTGAGTGATTATCTTTCGCTCGAGTTCGGACGGAAACTTTCGGTGGCGCTGGGATTCCCCGAGGATGAAAACATCTCGAAGAAGCGCAAATCCGTGGTCGATCTGGAATCGGCCGTGGTGAAGCGGAttaaaaaggaggaaaatcaCGATACAACCCCCATAAAGCTACCGGCGGCTGAAAAGAAGGTCTCTGCCAAGGCGAAAGCGCTAGCGAAGGCGGCGAGTGGGTCGAAGAGTATTTCTagcttctttaaaaaataa
- the LOC120900544 gene encoding la-related protein 7: MESLEKPNAGKEAEKDKAVTKAKGRHRSKHKFNSIRKQIEFYFSDANLTKDRYMGQLLGNGPFIPLEEFLKFNKIKALTTNVDEIANALKNSTLLELSDDRAKVRRKTEVVVKTNSEECTIYVESLPPKADHDWVRNVFSSYGTVAYVSLPKFRNSGKIKEFGFVEFDEEASVQKALKAFQTFGGVLAYETTDPAKMASIKTYEPEKGTQQHGEGSGETKAEQGAEMEKPIESSTGSMAEDDGNKREEDGDEPPAKRHKIDPTSDEDDDTQDDQQSDREANGQKQIEPASEEEFQSDQEEPVGEQDNKDGTDQAKGDGQDVKQDTGKKKCRQRKGCSIIKKELQLDDKVYELKIMTKKEWRRLRNKYLNLQKEEAKKLKRLFHQTDKHPHHHHHQRGGHPKTIASHPSGGIAIKSIKSSPRVNFYGAMPVEEDEEHGEQDGTGSHLLQPEAAEESAATAKRPLFSFEPGLIVSIKFREPCVDVKDFRAELKQHPYVKYIDLKEGDFEAFVRVDTPASAVALVKEYCSAEHSAQILSGEQEQQYWDKMMRDREDKLNKRVKTERIRGRTKLIRKINSHIKFDDDDE, translated from the exons ATGGAATCGCTGGAAAAGCCAAATGCCGGGAAAGAGGCGGAAAAGGACAAAGCTGTGACGAAGGCAAAGGGACGCCACCGGAGCAAGCACAAGTTCAACTCGATTCGCAAGCAGATAGAATTTTACTTCTCCGACGCTAACCTGACCAAAGACCGTTACATGGGACAGCTGCTGGGGAATGGGCCAT TCATTCCACTGGAAGAGTTTTTAAAGTTCAACAAAATCAAAGCCCTCACTACGAACGTCGACGAGATAGCGAATGCGTTGAAAAATTCCACCCTGCTGGAGCTTTCCGACGATCGGGCGAAGGTGCGCCGCAAGACGGAGGTTGTGGTGAAGACCAACAGCGAAGAGTGTACGATCTACGTGGAAAGTTTGCCACCGAAAGCGGACCACGATTGGGTGCGGAATGTGTTTTCCAGCTACGGCACGGTGGCGTACGTATCGCTGCCCAAGTTTCGAAACTCGGGCAAAATCAAAGAGTTTGGCTTTGTGGAGTTCGACGAGGAGGCGAGCGTGCAGAAGGCGCTGAAAGCGTTCCAAACGTTTGGCGGTGTGCTGGCGTACGAAACGACGGACCCGGCCAAGATGGCAAGCATCAAGACGTACGAACCAGAGAAGGGAACGCAGCAGCACGGTGAAGGCTCTGGCGAAACGAAAGCCGAACAGGGTGCTGAGATGGAGAAGCCGATAGAATCATCCACGGGTTCGATGGCTGAAGACGATGGTAACAAGCGCGAGGAGGATGGTGATGAACCACCAGCGAAGAGACACAAAATCGATCCAACAAGTGACGAGGACGATGACACACAGGACGATCAGCAGTCGGATCGGGAAGCAAATGGACAGAAGCAAATTGAGCCAGCAAGCGAAGAAGAGTTCCAGTCGGATCAGGAAGAGCCCGTCGGAGAGCAGGATAACAAGGATGGGACGGACCAAGCAAAGGGCGATGGACAGGATGTGAAACAGGACACAGGAAAGAAGAAATGCCGCCAAAGAAAGGGTTGCAGCATCATCAAGAAAGAGCTACAGCTGGACGATAAGGTTTACGAGCTCAAAATAATGACCAA GAAAGAATGGCGCCGGCTGAGAAACAAGTATCTCAACCTGCAAAAGGAAGAGGCAAAAAAGCTGAAGCGCTTGTTCCACCAGACGGACAAGCAtcctcatcatcaccatcatcagcggGGTGGCCATCCGAAGACGATTGCTTCCCATCCGAGCGGTGGAATCGCGATCAAATCGATCAAATCCTCTCCGAGGGTAAATTTCTACGGCGCCATGCCGGttgaggaggacgaggagcaCGGCGAGCAGGACGGAACCGGCAGCCACCTGCTTCAGCCGGAAGCGGCCGAGGAGagtgcggccacggcaaagcGGCCGCTCTTCTCGTTCGAGCCCGGTCTGATCGTGAGCATTAAGTTTCGCGAACCGTGCGTCGATGTTAAGGATTTCCGGGCCGAGCTGAAACAGCACCCGTACGTGAAGTACATTGACCTGAAGGAGGGCGACTTTGAGGCGTTCGTGCGCGTCGATACGCCCGCGTCGGCCGTTGCGCTCGTGAAGGAGTACTGCTCGGCGGAGCACAGCGCGCAGATACTGAGcggcgagcaggagcagcagtacTGGGACAAGATGATGCGCGACCGGGAGGACAAGCTGAACAAGCGCGTCAAGACGGAGCGCATTCGAGGGCGTACGAAGTTGATTCGTAAGATAAACAGTCACATTAAgtttgatgatgacgatgaatAA